Proteins encoded by one window of Rhizobium sullae:
- a CDS encoding LysR family transcriptional regulator: MRINQRQMEIFNAIMVNKSVTAAATSLRTSQPTVSRELRDLERQIGFDLFNRFGKRLTPTNQAQLLHSVVARSFVGMEEISRVAIAIRGHDGAYLRIACIPAYAEALMPVVARRFLDSRPRVLLSVHSLEEVPLRHDLTTQMFDVGLTEGSYEHDVTTTEKIDVGELLCVLPAGHRLVEKNIIRPSDFEGVEFVYFSQEDPYRRKLDDIFDAEGISRRYSVETTTATGVCSMVAAGVGVSIVNPFTAAHYCKKGVVLKRLSVRVPYQVTLWRPAEGLRSTHADLFVKVLHEVTATVKQQLRAQLGE; encoded by the coding sequence GTGCGGATTAACCAGCGCCAGATGGAGATCTTCAATGCTATCATGGTCAATAAGAGCGTTACAGCAGCCGCAACCTCTCTGAGGACATCCCAGCCTACTGTGAGCCGCGAGTTGCGGGACCTTGAACGACAGATCGGATTTGATCTTTTCAATCGGTTTGGCAAACGACTGACGCCCACGAATCAGGCGCAACTGCTTCATTCGGTGGTTGCTCGCTCGTTTGTGGGAATGGAGGAAATCAGCCGCGTGGCGATCGCGATTAGGGGTCATGACGGTGCCTATCTTAGGATTGCCTGTATCCCTGCTTACGCAGAAGCACTTATGCCCGTCGTGGCGAGGCGGTTTCTCGATAGTCGTCCGCGGGTCCTTCTTTCCGTTCACTCGCTCGAAGAAGTCCCACTTCGACACGACCTCACCACTCAAATGTTTGACGTCGGATTGACCGAGGGAAGCTATGAGCACGACGTAACGACGACTGAGAAAATTGACGTCGGCGAATTGTTATGCGTGCTTCCAGCAGGGCATCGTTTGGTGGAAAAAAATATCATTCGACCGAGCGATTTTGAAGGCGTGGAGTTCGTGTACTTCTCGCAAGAAGATCCTTATCGCCGCAAGCTCGATGACATTTTCGATGCTGAAGGAATTTCGCGCCGTTATTCGGTAGAAACAACAACCGCAACTGGCGTCTGCTCGATGGTCGCGGCTGGAGTAGGCGTTTCGATCGTTAACCCTTTTACGGCTGCTCACTACTGCAAGAAAGGTGTCGTCCTGAAGAGGCTGAGTGTCCGCGTACCGTACCAGGTTACTCTCTGGAGGCCAGCGGAAGGGCTTCGATCTACCCACGCCGATCTATTCGTCAAAGTGCTTCACGAAGTGACGGCAACCGTGAAGCAGCAATTAAGAGCACAGCTGGGAGAATGA